The following coding sequences lie in one Candidatus Nitrospira allomarina genomic window:
- a CDS encoding cobalamin B12-binding domain-containing protein → MTTATTPIRVLIGKVGLDGHDRGVKLVARALRDSGVEVIYTGLHQTPEQVVNIAIQEDVNAIGLSIHSGAHSSLFPRVLELLKTHDAEDIVVFGGGIIPSDDVGPLMENGVRALFPPGTSMSRIVEFVKGLPR, encoded by the coding sequence ATGACCACAGCGACGACGCCCATTCGAGTCCTGATCGGAAAGGTTGGTTTGGATGGCCACGATCGCGGCGTGAAACTGGTGGCACGAGCCCTACGAGACTCCGGCGTGGAGGTCATTTATACCGGGTTACATCAAACCCCCGAGCAGGTCGTCAATATCGCCATTCAAGAAGACGTGAACGCGATAGGCCTCAGCATTCATTCCGGTGCCCATTCCTCTCTGTTTCCACGGGTACTGGAATTACTAAAAACGCATGATGCCGAGGATATCGTCGTCTTCGGTGGAGGCATTATCCCCTCTGATGATGTCGGCCCTCTGATGGAAAACGGTGTGCGGGCCCTGTTCCCTCCCGGTACCTCGATGTCACGCATTGTGGAATTCGTAAAAGGACTGCCCCGATGA
- a CDS encoding 3-hydroxyacyl-CoA dehydrogenase family protein yields the protein MPSQAIQTMGVVGAGQMGAGIAFVSALAGCEVLLYDIHTGSLEAALERIHKGFDKQIQDGIIPASEGEAALKRIRTTQSLGDMTDRHLILEAAPENSEMKCELFRQLGAICKPDVILASNTSSISITKLGAMSGRDAQVAGMHFMNPVPVMKLVELVRGLRTSDETISLLAGFADRMGKVVVESKDSPGFIVNRLLMPMVNEAIFAFAEGIATADMIDKAMTHGTNHPVGPLALADRIGLDTVLNICEILYQEFGDQKFRPCPLLRKYVEAGWLGRKSGKGFYSYHP from the coding sequence ATGCCATCACAGGCCATACAAACCATGGGTGTCGTAGGAGCCGGTCAAATGGGTGCGGGCATTGCGTTTGTATCTGCGCTCGCAGGCTGTGAGGTCCTCCTCTACGATATCCACACCGGATCCCTGGAAGCGGCACTTGAACGCATTCACAAGGGATTCGACAAACAAATTCAGGATGGCATCATCCCGGCTTCGGAGGGGGAAGCGGCCTTGAAACGAATCCGGACCACCCAATCCCTCGGGGACATGACTGATCGTCACCTGATCCTGGAAGCCGCACCCGAAAATTCTGAAATGAAATGCGAGCTGTTCCGACAGCTTGGAGCCATCTGCAAACCGGATGTGATCCTGGCCAGCAATACCTCCTCGATATCCATCACAAAATTAGGGGCCATGTCGGGGCGGGACGCTCAGGTAGCCGGCATGCATTTTATGAATCCGGTCCCGGTCATGAAATTGGTGGAACTCGTTCGAGGGTTGCGCACCAGCGATGAGACCATCTCTCTTCTTGCCGGATTTGCCGACCGCATGGGAAAAGTTGTGGTGGAATCCAAAGATTCTCCAGGTTTCATTGTCAATCGCCTGCTCATGCCGATGGTCAATGAAGCCATCTTTGCGTTCGCCGAAGGCATTGCCACTGCGGACATGATCGACAAGGCCATGACTCATGGCACCAACCATCCCGTAGGGCCGCTGGCGTTAGCCGATCGGATCGGTTTGGATACCGTGCTCAACATTTGCGAAATTTTATATCAAGAATTTGGCGATCAAAAGTTTCGCCCGTGTCCGCTTCTTCGAAAATATGTTGAGGCGGGTTGGTTGGGTCGAAAGTCAGGAAAAGGATTCTACAGCTATCACCCTTGA
- a CDS encoding thiolase family protein: MKDVRHAVIVSAVRTPMGSFQGVFSPVPATKLGSLAIGESLHRVHLSGALVDEVYMGCVLAAGLGQAPARQAALGAGLPDSVGATTINKVCGSSLMAIIMATQAIKLGEARILVAGGMESMTGAPYLLTRARQGYRLGHGELVDSLIKDGLWDVYNDFHMGQGGELCASKYQLSRQALDDFTIESYRRARMAIANGAFKQEIVSVEVPQKKGEPLLVTDDEEPNRVNLEKLASLKPAFKEDGVLTVGNSPSCNDGAAALVLMEEREAERHGIKPLARIIGYAGAALAPEWFTMAPVHAITKVLKQTNLSIERIDLFEINEAFSSVSLAINRELSLDPAKVNVNGGAVALGHPIGATGSRIMTTLLYALEARGGRLGLASLCIGGGEALAVVIERMT; encoded by the coding sequence ATGAAGGATGTTAGACATGCGGTTATTGTGAGTGCGGTCCGCACTCCCATGGGAAGCTTTCAGGGGGTCTTCAGCCCGGTTCCCGCGACGAAACTCGGAAGCCTGGCCATTGGGGAAAGCTTACATCGCGTTCACTTGTCAGGGGCGTTGGTGGACGAGGTCTATATGGGTTGCGTGCTGGCTGCCGGTCTCGGACAGGCACCCGCTCGGCAGGCCGCGCTTGGAGCCGGCCTGCCCGACTCAGTGGGCGCAACCACCATCAACAAGGTCTGCGGATCCAGTCTCATGGCCATCATTATGGCCACTCAAGCCATCAAATTAGGGGAAGCCCGCATTCTGGTTGCCGGAGGCATGGAAAGCATGACCGGCGCCCCCTACCTCCTGACCAGGGCCAGACAAGGCTACCGGCTGGGCCATGGGGAACTGGTCGATAGCCTGATTAAGGATGGACTCTGGGACGTCTATAACGATTTCCATATGGGTCAGGGTGGGGAACTCTGCGCGTCCAAGTATCAACTGAGCCGGCAGGCCCTTGATGACTTTACGATTGAAAGCTACCGCCGGGCCCGCATGGCCATCGCGAATGGCGCATTCAAACAGGAAATTGTTTCCGTCGAAGTGCCTCAAAAAAAAGGCGAGCCCCTTCTCGTCACCGACGATGAGGAACCGAATCGCGTGAATCTTGAAAAACTTGCCAGCTTGAAGCCGGCGTTCAAAGAAGACGGCGTGTTGACAGTCGGCAATTCCCCATCTTGCAATGACGGTGCGGCTGCCCTTGTTCTGATGGAAGAAAGAGAGGCCGAACGCCATGGCATCAAACCGTTGGCACGAATCATCGGGTATGCCGGCGCCGCATTAGCACCGGAGTGGTTTACCATGGCCCCGGTTCACGCCATCACAAAAGTTCTAAAGCAGACAAACCTGTCGATCGAGCGGATTGATCTCTTTGAAATCAATGAAGCCTTTAGCTCGGTGTCTCTTGCAATTAACCGGGAACTCAGCCTGGACCCGGCAAAAGTCAATGTGAACGGAGGCGCCGTGGCGCTTGGCCATCCAATCGGAGCTACCGGCTCACGGATTATGACCACACTGCTTTACGCACTGGAAGCCAGAGGTGGCCGTTTGGGGCTTGCCAGTCTCTGTATTGGTGGAGGCGAAGCCCTGGCTGTGGTGATCGAACGCATGACCTAG
- a CDS encoding acyl-CoA mutase large subunit family protein has product MKIAHDSPVGHQKCSAEEHPASPHPQDRKTPCTSLSGLPIADRYTQEDLKDWDPERDLGLPGDFPYTRGIHPAMYRSRLWTMRQFAGFGTAHDTNARFKYLLDQGQTGLSVAFDMPTLMGLDSDDPQALGEVGYCGVAVSSLEDMATLFNGIPLDRVSVSMTINGPAAVIFAMYLTLAERQGIPLNRLNGTLQNDILKEYIAQKEWLFPPAPHMRLITDTIGYCSEYVPKWHPISISGYHIREAGSTAVQELAFTLYDGLTYVDAAVQAGLPIDAFAPQLSFFFNSHNDFFEEIAKFRAARRVWAQEMKDRYHPNNPRSLQLRCHAQTAGCSLMAQQPMNNVVRTTLQALAAVLGGTQSLHTNSMDETLSLPTQEAVTLALRIQQIIAHESGVTNTVDPLAGSYFIEHLTNRMEEDAREYFRKLDAMGGMLAAIERGFPQREILEASQHYQEEIDRKERIIVGVNEYVESEQYTIPTLRIGKEVEQYQRERLRSFRAKRDPKKVTEALHGIQWFAQSGENLLPHLMHAVKAKATLGEMCGALKEVFGTYREPVVL; this is encoded by the coding sequence ATGAAGATTGCTCACGATTCACCGGTAGGCCATCAGAAGTGTTCGGCTGAAGAACATCCGGCCTCTCCCCATCCTCAGGACAGAAAGACGCCGTGTACCTCCTTGTCCGGACTGCCGATTGCCGATCGGTATACGCAGGAAGACCTCAAAGATTGGGATCCTGAACGTGACCTCGGGCTTCCTGGAGACTTTCCCTACACACGTGGAATTCATCCGGCGATGTACCGCAGTCGGCTATGGACGATGCGCCAATTCGCGGGATTCGGGACGGCTCATGACACCAATGCCCGTTTCAAATATCTCCTGGATCAGGGACAGACCGGTCTTAGCGTCGCGTTTGATATGCCGACCCTCATGGGGCTGGATTCCGATGATCCGCAGGCTCTTGGGGAGGTAGGCTATTGTGGAGTTGCGGTCTCGTCACTGGAAGATATGGCCACACTCTTCAACGGAATCCCTTTGGATCGGGTATCGGTTTCCATGACGATTAATGGCCCGGCCGCGGTAATCTTCGCCATGTATCTCACTCTGGCTGAACGGCAAGGCATCCCCCTGAATCGGCTCAATGGCACCCTTCAAAACGATATTCTCAAAGAATATATCGCACAAAAAGAATGGTTGTTTCCGCCTGCTCCCCACATGCGATTGATCACGGACACCATCGGCTACTGCAGTGAATACGTACCGAAATGGCATCCCATCAGCATCAGCGGGTATCACATTCGGGAAGCAGGATCCACGGCCGTGCAGGAACTGGCCTTTACCCTGTATGACGGGCTGACCTATGTCGATGCCGCCGTTCAGGCAGGATTGCCGATCGACGCCTTTGCCCCGCAACTGTCCTTTTTCTTTAATTCGCATAACGACTTTTTTGAGGAAATTGCCAAGTTTCGTGCTGCACGACGCGTGTGGGCGCAGGAAATGAAAGACCGATACCACCCCAACAATCCACGCTCGCTTCAGCTCCGCTGCCATGCCCAGACAGCAGGCTGTTCCCTCATGGCCCAGCAACCCATGAACAATGTGGTGCGCACAACCCTTCAGGCTCTGGCGGCTGTGCTCGGCGGCACGCAATCGCTCCATACCAATTCCATGGATGAGACGCTGTCTCTGCCCACTCAGGAGGCCGTAACGCTGGCGTTACGGATCCAACAGATCATTGCTCATGAGAGCGGGGTCACCAACACGGTTGATCCTCTGGCCGGTTCCTACTTTATTGAACACCTCACCAACCGGATGGAAGAAGATGCCCGCGAATACTTTCGCAAGCTGGATGCCATGGGTGGCATGTTGGCCGCCATCGAACGGGGGTTCCCACAACGAGAAATTCTGGAGGCGTCCCAGCACTACCAGGAAGAAATCGACCGGAAAGAACGCATCATCGTCGGGGTCAATGAGTACGTTGAGTCGGAGCAGTACACCATTCCCACCCTGCGAATCGGGAAGGAAGTCGAACAGTATCAGCGGGAACGATTACGTTCGTTTCGCGCCAAACGGGACCCCAAGAAAGTGACTGAAGCGCTTCATGGAATTCAATGGTTCGCGCAATCCGGCGAAAATCTGTTGCCACACCTGATGCACGCGGTCAAAGCCAAGGCCACATTGGGAGAAATGTGTGGAGCCTTAAAGGAAGTCTTTGGAACCTATCGTGAACCTGTGGTGTTATGA
- a CDS encoding MBL fold metallo-hydrolase — MKLGQFNIYPVTDGRFRLDGGAMFGVVPRVLWEKCCPADDHHRIPLSLTCLLIQAHGKNILVDTGLGSKQDKKFHRMFAVDQSFSLHDALHHFRLAPKDIDMVINTHLHFDHAGGNTRCNEKGQTIPTFPMARYLVQRGEFEDAIKANERTKASYRQENFIPILEHHQCEFVTGTTEWLPGVSMVVTPGHTKYHQSIKIESEGHTAFFLGDCIPTVSHLPLPYIMGYDLFPLQTLETKRWILDQAYEEGWLLIFEHDPRIEMGYVHKDTEGKYFLKPAEEARTA, encoded by the coding sequence GTGAAACTTGGACAATTTAACATTTATCCTGTGACAGACGGCCGGTTCCGGCTTGACGGCGGAGCAATGTTCGGGGTGGTCCCCAGAGTGCTCTGGGAGAAATGTTGTCCCGCCGACGATCACCACCGCATCCCGCTCAGCTTGACCTGTCTGCTGATTCAGGCACATGGGAAGAACATCCTCGTCGATACGGGACTGGGCTCAAAACAGGACAAAAAATTTCATCGAATGTTTGCCGTAGATCAATCCTTCTCCCTTCATGATGCCTTACACCACTTCCGCCTTGCCCCGAAGGATATCGATATGGTGATCAATACCCATCTCCATTTCGATCATGCCGGAGGCAACACGCGGTGTAATGAAAAAGGACAGACGATCCCGACGTTTCCGATGGCCCGCTATCTGGTGCAACGCGGAGAATTTGAGGATGCCATCAAGGCGAATGAACGGACCAAGGCCAGTTACCGTCAGGAAAATTTCATTCCTATTCTGGAACATCACCAGTGTGAGTTTGTCACAGGTACGACCGAGTGGCTGCCCGGTGTCTCGATGGTGGTTACCCCCGGTCATACCAAATACCACCAAAGCATTAAAATTGAATCCGAAGGACACACGGCCTTCTTTTTAGGTGATTGTATTCCCACGGTCTCTCACCTGCCGCTCCCCTACATTATGGGCTACGACCTCTTTCCGCTACAGACGCTGGAAACCAAACGATGGATTCTTGATCAAGCCTACGAAGAAGGATGGCTCCTGATTTTTGAACATGACCCCCGGATCGAGATGGGGTACGTCCACAAAGACACGGAAGGCAAATACTTCTTGAAACCTGCAGAGGAAGCGAGAACAGCATGA